From a single Oceaniferula flava genomic region:
- a CDS encoding SDR family oxidoreductase produces the protein MSIAANCTMMFTQRTLSTSSILILSLLVLLGSMSSTWAEEAEPASHKNSRVLITGANRGLGLEMAKQFVAKGYQVIGTARKPEQAVALKQTGATVMKLDVTSEADIAALAKALEGEKIDILINNAGYFGPKLMTENPENLAKLTRQEMELCYRVNTLGPLFVTQALLPNLKLAEDAKVVHISTRASILSKGTSGTAYGYRVSKTALNMVTRTMSGDQAMKGILVVAIAPGHNKTHMGTERGKLDPQQSMAQVIDLIENLTRKHHGGLWYYDGSRLPW, from the coding sequence ATGTCTATCGCCGCCAACTGCACCATGATGTTCACCCAACGCACACTTTCTACCTCCTCAATCCTCATTCTGTCCTTGTTGGTCCTGTTGGGATCGATGTCTTCCACTTGGGCCGAAGAGGCCGAGCCTGCGAGTCATAAAAACTCCCGGGTATTGATTACGGGGGCGAACCGCGGTTTGGGCTTGGAAATGGCCAAGCAGTTTGTCGCCAAGGGCTACCAAGTCATTGGCACGGCCCGCAAGCCGGAGCAGGCGGTGGCATTGAAGCAAACAGGAGCCACGGTGATGAAGTTGGATGTTACCAGCGAAGCGGATATCGCTGCCTTGGCGAAGGCTTTGGAGGGCGAAAAAATCGACATCCTGATCAACAATGCCGGCTATTTCGGGCCGAAGCTGATGACGGAAAACCCGGAAAACCTCGCCAAGTTGACGCGTCAGGAAATGGAACTCTGTTATCGGGTCAACACCCTGGGGCCACTGTTCGTGACCCAGGCACTGTTGCCGAACCTCAAACTCGCTGAAGATGCCAAGGTGGTGCATATTTCCACCCGCGCCTCGATCTTATCCAAGGGCACCAGTGGCACGGCCTATGGCTACCGCGTGAGTAAAACCGCACTCAATATGGTGACCCGCACGATGTCCGGGGATCAGGCGATGAAGGGCATCCTCGTGGTGGCCATTGCTCCCGGGCACAATAAGACGCATATGGGAACGGAGCGGGGGAAGCTGGATCCTCAGCAAAGTATGGCTCAAGTGATCGACCTGATCGAAAACCTGACGCGCAAACACCACGGCGGACTGTGGTATTACGATGGCAGCCGCCTGCCTTGGTAG
- a CDS encoding NTP/NDP exchange transporter yields the protein MNPLTSFLSQITQIKPSEMKAALTAFFFIFVLMASYMIMKPVRDALPSNWGDVSLAQQWTLTFLVSIVAVSIYNVCASKISLRVLVPGVFVFFSISFTGLFLAYRSGVEVTLLGKIFYVWSSVFSLFHISVFWSFMSQLYTKAESKRIFGFINTGASAGAISGPLLVVLLAQKMSVANILLVTSGVLLLTLPLIKLLNTFFERDENAESDRQQLSPNPFSGFQELITHKRLLGIAAFIFMFTSISAFLYSTQKNVLAEFSEADRTYWLGVVELVTNSLTIVIGIFVTNRLSRKFGMPLTLSLIPFLVAILLLVLSMNPIALYVLALQVVRRSGNYAITRPAREILFTAVDKEARYKTKPIIDVAVYRGGDVFWIWIIALLGDGYFKLSIAQILCVGTAVAVLWGLVGIYIGRKHEADEAAELVESP from the coding sequence ATGAATCCTTTGACCTCATTTCTATCTCAGATCACCCAGATTAAACCTTCCGAGATGAAGGCCGCGCTGACGGCGTTTTTCTTCATCTTCGTGCTCATGGCATCCTACATGATCATGAAGCCGGTGCGCGATGCCCTGCCGAGCAACTGGGGGGATGTGAGTCTGGCGCAGCAGTGGACGCTGACCTTTTTGGTGTCGATCGTTGCGGTCTCGATTTACAACGTTTGTGCCTCCAAGATCTCGCTCCGCGTGCTGGTGCCGGGGGTGTTTGTGTTTTTCTCCATCAGCTTCACCGGACTGTTTCTAGCCTACCGCTCGGGCGTGGAAGTCACCTTGCTGGGGAAGATTTTCTATGTCTGGAGCAGCGTGTTCAGTCTGTTCCATATCTCGGTGTTCTGGAGCTTTATGTCCCAGCTTTACACCAAGGCAGAGAGCAAGCGCATCTTCGGGTTCATCAATACCGGTGCCAGTGCTGGCGCGATCAGTGGCCCCTTGTTAGTGGTGCTGCTGGCGCAGAAGATGAGCGTGGCCAATATCTTGTTAGTGACCAGTGGAGTGCTCTTGCTTACCCTGCCGCTGATCAAGCTGCTGAACACCTTTTTCGAGCGAGACGAAAACGCGGAGAGCGATCGCCAGCAACTCAGCCCCAACCCTTTTTCAGGTTTTCAGGAATTGATCACCCACAAGCGCCTGCTGGGCATTGCTGCCTTTATTTTCATGTTCACCAGCATCAGTGCGTTTCTATATTCCACCCAGAAAAATGTCCTGGCTGAATTCTCCGAGGCCGATCGGACCTACTGGCTGGGCGTGGTGGAGCTGGTGACGAACAGCCTGACCATTGTCATCGGCATCTTCGTGACCAACCGGCTGTCGCGTAAATTTGGCATGCCACTGACTCTGTCTCTGATTCCTTTCTTGGTAGCCATCTTGCTTCTGGTCTTGAGCATGAATCCCATCGCGCTCTACGTGCTCGCATTGCAGGTGGTGCGGCGCTCGGGGAACTACGCCATCACCCGTCCTGCCCGTGAGATTCTCTTCACCGCGGTGGATAAAGAGGCCCGGTATAAAACCAAGCCCATCATCGATGTTGCCGTCTACCGCGGCGGCGATGTGTTCTGGATTTGGATCATTGCGCTGTTAGGCGATGGCTATTTCAAGCTCAGCATTGCCCAGATCCTCTGCGTGGGCACTGCGGTGGCCGTGCTCTGGGGACTGGTGGGTATCTACATCGGCCGCAAGCATGAGGCCGATGAGGCAGCGGAGCTGGTAGAGAGCCCGTGA